A genomic stretch from Salarias fasciatus chromosome 18, fSalaFa1.1, whole genome shotgun sequence includes:
- the LOC115405089 gene encoding activin receptor type-2B-like isoform X1, giving the protein MSFSWLTCSLLLGTLCAGYSLGEAETRECVYYNDNWRTERTNQSGFERCEGEKDKRLHCYASWLNSSGTIKLVKKGCWLDDFNCYDRQECVSMEENPQVFFCCCEENYCNERFTHLPDLIGTRVKIRPPPRVPSLLNVLVYSLLPLCVLSLALVLALWMYRHRKPPYGHVDLSEDPGPTPPSPLVGLKPLQLLEIKARGRFGCVWKAQLMSEYVAVKIFPVQDKQSWQNERDIFMTPGMRHENILRYIAAEKHGTNLETELWLITEFHERGSLTDHLKGNTVTWTELCHLAETMSRGLAYLHEDIPSYKGEGPKPTIAHRDFKSKNVMLRDDLTAVIGDFGLAVRFEPGKPPGDTHGQVGTRRYMAPEVLEGAINFQRDSFLRIDMYAMGLVLWELVSRCSENDGTVGEYMLPFEDEIGQHPSLEDLQDVVVHKKMRPAIKDSWLKHPGLSQMCETIEECWDHDAEARLSAGCVEERISQIARTISSTTSDSPVSIVTSLINEDLPPKESST; this is encoded by the exons ATGTCTTTTTCATGGCTGACTTGTTCACTTCTTCTGGGAACTTTATGCGCAG GGTACAGTCTCGGCGAGGCGGAGACCCGGGAGTGTGTGTACTACAATGACAACTGGCGTACGGAGAGGACCAACCAGAGCGGCTTCGAGCGCTGCGAGGGGGAGAAGGACAAGCGACTGCACTGTTACGCCTCCTGGCTCAACTCCTCAGGGACCATCAAGCTGGTGAAGAAAGGCTGCTGGCTGGACGACTTCAACTGCTACGACAG GCAAGAATGCGTCTCCATGGAGGAAAACCctcaggtcttcttctgctgctgcgagGAGAACTACTGCAACGAACGATTCACCCACCTTCCTGATCTGATCGGCACCCGAG TGAAAATCCGGCCTCCGCCCAGAGTGCCGTCCCTGCTCAACGTGCTGGTGTACTCGCTGCTGCCGCTCTGCGTGCTGTCCCTGGCCCTGGTGCTGGCCTTGTGGATGTACCGGCACAGGAAGCCTCCGTACGGCCACGTTGACCTGAGCGAG GATCCTGGTCCGACTCCCCCGTCCCCTTTAGTGGGTCTGAAGCCACTCCAGCTGCTGGAAATCAAGGCCAGGGGACGCTTTGGTTGCGTTTGGAAAGCCCAGTTAATGAGCGAATATGTCGCTGTCAAGATCTTCCCTGTTCAG GATAAGCAGTCGTGGCAGAACGAGCGAGACATATTCATGACTCCGGGGATGAGACACGAGAACATTCTGCGCTACATCGCCGCAGAGAAACACGGAACCAACCTGGAAACGGAGCTGTGGCTCATCACGGAGTTCCACGAGCGG ggctccctcacagaccaccTGAAGGGTAACACTGTGACCTGGACTGAGCTGTGTCACCTAGCAGAGACcatgtcccgcggcctggcctACCTCCATGAGGACATTCCCAGCTACAAGGGAGAGGGGCCCAAGCCGACTATTGCACACAG GGACTTCAAGAGTAAGAATGTGATGCTCCGAGATGATTTGACTGCAGTCATTGGGGACTTTGGGCTTGCTGTGAGATTCGAACCAGGAAAACCTCCGGGTGACACTCACGGTCAG GTGGGTACGAGGCGGTACATGGCTCCAGAGGTGCTAGAGGGAGCCATCAACTTTCAGCGGGACTCCTTCCTGAGGATAGACATGTACGCCATGGGCCTGGTGCTGTGGGAGCTGGTGTCCCGCTGCTCGGAGAACGACG GTACAGTCGGTGAGTACATGCTGCCGTTCGAGGATGAAATCGGCCAGCATCCCTCCCTGGAGGATCTGCAGGATGTGGTCGTCCACAAGAAGATGCGTCCAGCCATCAAGGACTCCTGGCTCAAGCATCCT GGCCTGAGCCAGATGTGCGAGACCATCGAGGAATGCTGGGATCACGACGCCGAGGCGCGGCTGTCGGCCGGCTGCGTGGAGGAGCGCATCAGCCAGATCGCCAGGACGATAAGCAGCACTACCTCAGACAGCCCCGTGTCCATCGTGACGTCTCTCATCAACGAGGACCTACCTCCCAAAGAGTCCAGCACCTGA
- the LOC115405089 gene encoding activin receptor type-2B-like isoform X2, protein MSFSWLTCSLLLGTLCAGYSLGEAETRECVYYNDNWRTERTNQSGFERCEGEKDKRLHCYASWLNSSGTIKLVKKGCWLDDFNCYDRQECVSMEENPQVFFCCCEENYCNERFTHLPDLIGTRVKIRPPPRVPSLLNVLVYSLLPLCVLSLALVLALWMYRHRKPPYGHVDLSEDPGPTPPSPLVGLKPLQLLEIKARGRFGCVWKAQLMSEYVAVKIFPVQDKQSWQNERDIFMTPGMRHENILRYIAAEKHGTNLETELWLITEFHERGSLTDHLKGNTVTWTELCHLAETMSRGLAYLHEDIPSYKGEGPKPTIAHRDFKSKNVMLRDDLTAVIGDFGLAVRFEPGKPPGDTHGQVGTRRYMAPEVLEGAINFQRDSFLRIDMYAMGLVLWELVSRCSENDVGEYMLPFEDEIGQHPSLEDLQDVVVHKKMRPAIKDSWLKHPGLSQMCETIEECWDHDAEARLSAGCVEERISQIARTISSTTSDSPVSIVTSLINEDLPPKESST, encoded by the exons ATGTCTTTTTCATGGCTGACTTGTTCACTTCTTCTGGGAACTTTATGCGCAG GGTACAGTCTCGGCGAGGCGGAGACCCGGGAGTGTGTGTACTACAATGACAACTGGCGTACGGAGAGGACCAACCAGAGCGGCTTCGAGCGCTGCGAGGGGGAGAAGGACAAGCGACTGCACTGTTACGCCTCCTGGCTCAACTCCTCAGGGACCATCAAGCTGGTGAAGAAAGGCTGCTGGCTGGACGACTTCAACTGCTACGACAG GCAAGAATGCGTCTCCATGGAGGAAAACCctcaggtcttcttctgctgctgcgagGAGAACTACTGCAACGAACGATTCACCCACCTTCCTGATCTGATCGGCACCCGAG TGAAAATCCGGCCTCCGCCCAGAGTGCCGTCCCTGCTCAACGTGCTGGTGTACTCGCTGCTGCCGCTCTGCGTGCTGTCCCTGGCCCTGGTGCTGGCCTTGTGGATGTACCGGCACAGGAAGCCTCCGTACGGCCACGTTGACCTGAGCGAG GATCCTGGTCCGACTCCCCCGTCCCCTTTAGTGGGTCTGAAGCCACTCCAGCTGCTGGAAATCAAGGCCAGGGGACGCTTTGGTTGCGTTTGGAAAGCCCAGTTAATGAGCGAATATGTCGCTGTCAAGATCTTCCCTGTTCAG GATAAGCAGTCGTGGCAGAACGAGCGAGACATATTCATGACTCCGGGGATGAGACACGAGAACATTCTGCGCTACATCGCCGCAGAGAAACACGGAACCAACCTGGAAACGGAGCTGTGGCTCATCACGGAGTTCCACGAGCGG ggctccctcacagaccaccTGAAGGGTAACACTGTGACCTGGACTGAGCTGTGTCACCTAGCAGAGACcatgtcccgcggcctggcctACCTCCATGAGGACATTCCCAGCTACAAGGGAGAGGGGCCCAAGCCGACTATTGCACACAG GGACTTCAAGAGTAAGAATGTGATGCTCCGAGATGATTTGACTGCAGTCATTGGGGACTTTGGGCTTGCTGTGAGATTCGAACCAGGAAAACCTCCGGGTGACACTCACGGTCAG GTGGGTACGAGGCGGTACATGGCTCCAGAGGTGCTAGAGGGAGCCATCAACTTTCAGCGGGACTCCTTCCTGAGGATAGACATGTACGCCATGGGCCTGGTGCTGTGGGAGCTGGTGTCCCGCTGCTCGGAGAACGACG TCGGTGAGTACATGCTGCCGTTCGAGGATGAAATCGGCCAGCATCCCTCCCTGGAGGATCTGCAGGATGTGGTCGTCCACAAGAAGATGCGTCCAGCCATCAAGGACTCCTGGCTCAAGCATCCT GGCCTGAGCCAGATGTGCGAGACCATCGAGGAATGCTGGGATCACGACGCCGAGGCGCGGCTGTCGGCCGGCTGCGTGGAGGAGCGCATCAGCCAGATCGCCAGGACGATAAGCAGCACTACCTCAGACAGCCCCGTGTCCATCGTGACGTCTCTCATCAACGAGGACCTACCTCCCAAAGAGTCCAGCACCTGA